In a genomic window of Chryseobacterium sp. G0162:
- a CDS encoding alpha/beta fold hydrolase — MLNFERKGNGKETLVLLHGFMENLSIWSDMEPHLSNTFSLLKIDLPGHGQSEVLGEIHTMELMADEVKKVLDHQNLEKVHLLGHSMGGYTSLAFAEKYPETLKSLTLFFSTYFADDEEKKQQRIKSYRIIKDAFPHYVRAGIPNLFNPNERDILEGKIEIALETALSTNNRGALACVKGMVERTDKKHIMQNLEAKILVLAGKHDNAVKTDITIKNLPDRTNIKSYILDCGHNGHWEKPGICAEIINTELLHNLPKKLVL, encoded by the coding sequence ATGCTGAACTTTGAAAGAAAAGGAAATGGAAAAGAAACGTTAGTACTCCTTCACGGTTTTATGGAAAACCTATCCATTTGGAGCGATATGGAACCCCATCTTTCTAACACTTTTTCACTTTTAAAAATTGATCTTCCCGGTCACGGACAATCTGAGGTCCTGGGAGAAATCCATACCATGGAGCTGATGGCTGATGAAGTAAAAAAAGTGCTGGATCACCAGAATCTGGAAAAGGTACATTTATTGGGACATTCTATGGGCGGATATACATCTCTTGCTTTTGCAGAAAAATATCCTGAAACATTAAAGAGCTTAACCCTTTTCTTCTCTACTTATTTTGCAGATGACGAAGAGAAAAAACAACAGCGTATCAAAAGCTATAGAATCATTAAAGATGCTTTCCCCCATTATGTCAGAGCTGGAATTCCCAATCTATTCAACCCCAATGAAAGAGACATTCTCGAAGGTAAAATTGAGATCGCATTGGAAACAGCACTTTCCACAAACAATAGGGGAGCTCTTGCTTGCGTAAAAGGTATGGTGGAAAGAACAGATAAAAAACATATTATGCAAAATCTGGAAGCCAAAATTCTGGTTTTGGCCGGCAAACATGACAATGCCGTAAAAACAGATATTACGATCAAAAATCTTCCGGACAGAACGAATATCAAATCCTATATATTAGACTGCGGTCACAACGGCCATTGGGAAAAGCCAGGCATCTGTGCCGAAATCATTAATACGGAGCTTCTGCATAATCTTCCTAAAAAATTAGTATTGTAA
- a CDS encoding biopolymer transporter ExbD, with the protein MAEVIAQEKQSGKQKKKLIRVDMTPMVDLGFLLITFFMFTTNFTKPNVMDLRLPAKDPNPRPIETVIGDQNQITFILGKDNRIFYHQSNAKDLNTSNLKETDFSGIKVSKIISEAYKNAPKPENFTVIIKPTDEANYKNFVDMLDNLAIAKKERYGVTDIKPWETKIYKELTQ; encoded by the coding sequence ATGGCTGAAGTAATCGCACAAGAGAAACAAAGCGGCAAGCAAAAGAAAAAATTAATCAGGGTAGATATGACTCCTATGGTAGACTTAGGATTCCTGCTGATCACCTTCTTTATGTTTACTACTAATTTTACAAAACCCAACGTGATGGACCTGAGGCTCCCTGCAAAAGACCCCAACCCTAGACCCATTGAGACTGTAATTGGAGACCAAAACCAGATTACATTTATTCTGGGAAAAGATAATCGCATTTTTTATCATCAAAGCAATGCAAAGGATCTAAATACAAGCAACTTAAAAGAAACTGATTTCAGTGGAATAAAAGTTTCAAAAATCATTTCTGAAGCTTATAAAAACGCTCCAAAACCAGAAAATTTCACAGTCATTATCAAACCTACTGATGAAGCCAACTACAAAAATTTTGTAGACATGCTCGACAATCTGGCTATTGCTAAAAAAGAACGCTATGGAGTAACGGATATCAAACCTTGGGAAACAAAGATTTATAAAGAATTAACTCAATAA